The sequence ATGACCGGCACGGGCAGGGAGATGGTCAGCACGCCGGCGATGGCACAGAGCGAACCCACTATCTTGCCCCCCACAGTGAGGGGCACCTTGTCCCCGTAGCCCACTGTGGTCATGGTGACCACGGCCCACCAGAAGGACTCGGGGATGCTGGTGAAATGGGTGTCCGCCCGGTCGACCTCGGCAAAGTAGACGGCGCTGGAGAAGAGGATGACGCCgatgaagaggaagaagatgagGAGGCCTAGCTCGCGCATGGAGGCCCGCAGGGTCTGGCCCAAAATCTGCAAGCCCTTGGAGTGCCGGGACAGCTTGAAGATGCGGAAGACGCGCACCAGGCGGATGACTCGCAGGATGGCCAGGGACATGGCCGGCTGGCCCACCCCCCGCTGCCGTGCCAGCTCCGTGCCCAGGGCGACAAAGTAGGGCAGGATGGCTACGAAATCGATGAGGTTCATCACGTTCTTGAAGAAGGCCGCCTTGCTGGGGCAGGCGGCCAGGCGCACCAGCAGCTCGAAGGAGAACCAACAGATGCACAGCGTCTCCACCACAAAGAACGGGTCTTCCACGCGGGGTGGGGGTCCCGGCACTGGGCTGGAGCCATTCAGACGAGCAGAGAACTGCGGGGAGGAAGGGGTTCAGGGAGGACCAGGCCAGGGCTGGTCCTGGGGCCACCATGTTGGTGGTTTAAACAGCCAGCGCCTACTCTGTCCTTCTCTACAGAATGATCAATAGCCCCTGCTCCCCCCCACACGGGGACCCTAGGGGTCCTAGACTCCTCTTTTCCCAGGACCCCAGGGATGGGCCCTGGAAGACCTGACCAGATAATCTCCTGACCCGGGTTCGCTGGCCCGGCCTTCGGAAATGATATGGGGTTGGACCTCTTTCCTCCCAAAGTAGCCCCCACCAGCATGGATGTTTCTAGGGGTGGGTCCCGGCCTTGGCCCCGCCCCCTTGTGCCTCCCCTTCTCCTtgccctctcccaccccagcccaGACTCTAATGCCTAAAGCCCTTCTCCTGGCCACGTCCTCGGGACCTCTCTCTCCAGGTTGTCAACTAGGCTGTCCCCCGCCCCTCCGAATTTCTCACCTACCTCGACCCCGCCTTCCTCCGACTGGTCCTCCTACCGGCAtcctcaggccccgcccccagctctGTTTTAGCGGAGGAGGTGCAGTCGGCTCCGCCCCTGGGTTGCCCAGCCCACCCGGTCCCTCGCCCCACCTCATTGGCCAGGGTcgcccgccaggccccgccccaccccagcccgACCCCGCCCACCACCGAGGCCCCGCCTCATCATTGGCCAGGTCCGCCAGCCCGACGCCGGggccccgcccagccccggccccgcctcTCCGCGGCCGGGCCCCGCCGCTCACcgggccggcggcggcggcggcggccaccGCGGCAAGTCCCGGGTCGTCGCGGTCGTCGCGGAAGTCGGGCAGCGTCTCGAGGCAGAAGACGACGATGGAGACGAGGATGACGAGCACGGAGACGACGGCGAGCACGCGCGCGGCCTGCGAGCTCTCGGGGAACTCGAAGAGCAGCCAGAGCTGGCGCGCGAAGGCGCGGCGGGGCAGGGGGCGCTCGGGCGGCGCGGCGCAGCCCTCGTCCTCGCGCAGGCGCGCCAGCGCCGCCGCGCCCAGCCCGTAGaaggccacctcctccaggaagacgTCGAGCGGCACGTGCGCCGGCCGCCGCAGCCGCCCGCCCGACTGGTAGTAGTAGAGCACCGCGTCGAAGCTGGGCCGGTGCCGGTCGAAGAAGTACTCGCGGCGCGCGCCGTCGTAGAAGCGGCCGCGCCGCGCCGGGTCCCCGAGCAGCGTGTCCGGGAAGCGGCCCAGCGTGCGCGCCCGCGTCTCGAAGCGCAGCCCGGCCACGTTGAGCACCAGGCGCTCGCAGCAGCCGCACGGCGGCGGGCCCCGCGGCTCCATGGCGCGCGCCGCCCGGGCCACCCGCCGACGGACGTGtggccccgccgcccgccccgcctcggccgccgccgccgccgccgccccagCCCGGTGTCCGGTGTCGGCGCGTAAAAATAGCCGGGCCggccggggcgcgggggcgggggcgccgtGACCCCCGCGGGCGGGAGGGCGCCCTCTGCCGGGGCGCGCGcccccctgcccccggccccgcccgcctTTCGGGGCCCCGCCCCCTCCGTCTCGGTGTCGCCCGGGATCTCTGCCCCGGGTCTCTCCGGGTTTCCGCGCGTGTCTCTGGCCCCCAGCGTCTCTTGGTGGGCGTGGGGGTCACGCCTTTCCACGCCTGGCGCGCGCGGTCCCTGGGTGGCTCTGTCTCATCGCGCCGGCCTCGGTCTCTGCCGGGACCCTGTCTCTGAAGGTGTCTGTGGGCCAATTCTCTCTGGGTTTTGTGGCTCTGGGGCCCCCCAGGTGTCAGTCTCCGGGTCCGGAGTCTGGGGCTCTGCCTGTCCTTGCCTGCCTGCCGCTCGCTCTCCTCTCCCCGCCGCCTGTTTCTTGTCCCTCTGGGTCCCTTGGCTCTCCTAGCCCTCCGGGCTTCTGTCCTCGGGGTCCTGTCCTGGGCCTCTGTCCTTCCCTCCGTTTCCGAGGCCCTGGGGGACTCGGGTGTGGAGTCCTGGCTGGGAATCCCGCTGGCCGCTCTGAGTCGGGGTGGCTGTGGGTGTCTGTCTAGGGCTCTGCCTCAGGCTTTTTGTCACCAAGCCTTTGATGGCTCCGCCGCCTGCCCAGGTAGTTGCCCCATCCTGGGGACGCTCTGACGCCTGGAGACCACTGAACATGCGTGCCCCGTCCCTGCGCCGGGGCTCCCCGTGAATTCTGCCTGACTTCCCGagatctgggggggggggggggggcggtgctgAGCGGTAGCCCTGAACACTGCCCGGCCGGGCCTGCCAGGAACAAGCAGAGGGTGGGCCGGGCAGGTGCCGCAGGGTCACTCGCAGGAGCCGAAGGGCAGACAGACGTTGGCCTTCCAGTCATCGGTGTTCGGTGACACCGCGTAAAAATAACCCCGTGGTGGGGGTGGTGCTTGGGGCGAAGTGGCGGAGAGTGGTCCACCCCGAAAGCGGGGACTGGGGTTTCGGGCGCCCTCTGCTGGGGGAGTGGAGAGGTGCCGAAGGGTCTAATTCCCCGTGAACTATATTGTCTGGAATGCTCTGTCGCCTTCGGTCTAGACATCCGTGTACACCTCTCTGGGGCTCATTTCCCCTCCCGCTGAGTCTGTTTCCTTCCCCCAGAGTCTTCCACCGTCCCTGCCTCTGCACCTCTGTTCCCTTCTCCTGGGTTCTGTCAGCCCCATTGGACTGGTccaccctctcccttctctttgctCTCATTCTCGCCCCTCTCTTTGTGGGTCGCAGTGCTCTCTGCCGGTAGAATCTTCCGTAAATGAAGCCAGAGCTCCCTGGGCGATCCCAAGTCTCTCCTCTGAGTGGAGGAGGCTGCTCTTTCCATGTGGCCCCTCAGTTCCCACCCAGCTCTGCACACAcagcttcccttccttccctgacCCAGGCCTTTCCCTTGGTCTGTCAGGGAGACCCCGGTCCCCTCCTCTCTCCACGGGCCTCCTTACCCGGTCACACCAAcaggttcccccccccccccccaagaccTTGCTTCCCTGCAGCCCTGTCACGTTGCCACTGGGCCTGACGGTGGGGCAGgtgtcttcctttctccttcttgaCCCTTCCAGACAaatctccctcccctcccagacCCTTCGGCTCCTCTGAAACTCCAGCTATCCACGgactcctcccttccttcctgggggCCCACCTGTTCACCTTCTAGCTATTCCTGCTCGTTCATGGCAGATCTTAGATCCTGGCTCCCCGGCAGTCACAACAAGCCTGTCCGCCTCCTCTAATGTCAGTAATGTCAGTAGATGAATCCTCACGCCTGGCCTGTGGTAGCTTGTCTTTTCCAAAAATGGCCACAGTCGTATTTTCCTGTCCTACATGGTCTTCTGGAACCTTGCCGGACACCGTCATGTGGAACCTCGGAACTCTCCCCTTAAACAGAATGGCTTTTGGTGACTGTCTCAATGGCCAGATGACCGCAGAAGTCACGCCAGGTGATTTGTAAGGTCAGGTTGTAAAAGGCGATACAACTTCCACTTCACTCTTTTTCACTTGTCCAGAACACACGGCGAGGCCCCTGGGGCCCTGGCTGGAACCCCCAGCCATGTGCATATGCCATCTTAGAAGCAGATCCCCCAGCCGTGGTGGTGACACCTCCACTGAGGCTGAGCGGAGCACAGACACGCCCTCCCCTCCATGCCCTGCCCACGTTGCAGACTTGTGAgtgaaataaatgatttttttaaaaagatttctttttatttatttctcttccgttcccgccccagttgtctgttctctgtgtctatttgctgcatcttctttgtccgcatctgttgttgtcagcagcacgggaatctgtgtttctttttgttgcatcatcttgttgtgtcagctctccatatgtgcagtgccattcctgggcaggctgcactttctttcgcgctgggcaactctccttacggggcgcactccttgcgcgtggggctcccctacgcgggggacatcccagcgtggcacagcactcctcatgcgcatcagcactgcccatgggccagctccacacgggtcaaggaggcccggggtttgaaccgtggacctcccatgtggtagacggacgccctaaccactgggccaagtctgccgccc is a genomic window of Dasypus novemcinctus isolate mDasNov1 chromosome 18, mDasNov1.1.hap2, whole genome shotgun sequence containing:
- the KCNA7 gene encoding potassium voltage-gated channel subfamily A member 7, with the translated sequence MEPRGPPPCGCCERLVLNVAGLRFETRARTLGRFPDTLLGDPARRGRFYDGARREYFFDRHRPSFDAVLYYYQSGGRLRRPAHVPLDVFLEEVAFYGLGAAALARLREDEGCAAPPERPLPRRAFARQLWLLFEFPESSQAARVLAVVSVLVILVSIVVFCLETLPDFRDDRDDPGLAAVAAAAAAGPFSARLNGSSPVPGPPPRVEDPFFVVETLCICWFSFELLVRLAACPSKAAFFKNVMNLIDFVAILPYFVALGTELARQRGVGQPAMSLAILRVIRLVRVFRIFKLSRHSKGLQILGQTLRASMRELGLLIFFLFIGVILFSSAVYFAEVDRADTHFTSIPESFWWAVVTMTTVGYGDKVPLTVGGKIVGSLCAIAGVLTISLPVPVIVSNFSYFYHRETENEEDGMYSHVDTQPCGTLEGKANGGLVDGDMPELPPPLWAPPGKHLVTEV